From the genome of Blautia pseudococcoides, one region includes:
- the dnaX gene encoding DNA polymerase III subunit gamma/tau — protein MSYTALYRKFRPQDFEDVKGQEHIVTTLKNQMKADRIGHAYLFCGTRGTGKTTIAKILAKAVNCEHPVDGSPCNQCETCQAINAGTSMNVIEIDAASNNGVDNIREIREEVAYRPAKGRYKVYIIDEVHMLSTGAFNALLKTLEEPPSYVIFILATTEAHKIPITILSRCQRYDFKRITVDTIAARLKELMDKEGTDVEEKAIRYIAKAADGSMRDALSLLDQCIAFYLGETLTYEKALEVLGAVDTQVFSRLLRLVVKQDTAGAIRTLEDLIIQGRELGQFVADFIWYLRNLLLVKTSDAPEEAVDVSAENMELLKEEGRMLDAETLMRYIRIFSELSNQIRYASQKRVLVEIALIKLCQPVMETNLDSLFDRIRVLEEKLENGVVMTGTAQAEGYASQTVDAVRNTKPEGMPAEPEAKPEKAAPEDLQYIKKNWNSIVRETRGFLQQMLLTSTPKYNGNTGEPVLYVEFGNFQAKICMDNPDTIPMLKEIIRKKTGKSVEIELLLAGGEHKGPAGLASISVDDLIEQNIHMDVVVEEMEEEE, from the coding sequence ATGAGCTATACTGCTCTGTATCGGAAGTTCCGCCCCCAGGATTTTGAAGATGTAAAGGGGCAGGAACACATTGTAACCACATTGAAGAACCAGATGAAGGCAGACAGGATCGGGCATGCCTATCTTTTCTGCGGCACCCGTGGTACAGGTAAGACTACCATTGCCAAAATACTGGCAAAGGCGGTAAACTGCGAACATCCGGTAGACGGAAGCCCCTGCAACCAATGCGAGACATGCCAGGCGATCAATGCAGGGACCTCCATGAATGTAATAGAGATCGACGCCGCGTCCAACAACGGCGTCGATAACATTCGTGAGATCCGTGAAGAAGTGGCCTACCGTCCTGCAAAAGGACGTTATAAAGTATATATCATAGATGAGGTTCATATGCTGTCCACAGGAGCGTTTAATGCACTGTTAAAGACACTGGAGGAACCTCCTTCTTATGTTATCTTCATTCTTGCCACCACGGAGGCCCACAAAATTCCGATCACCATTTTGTCCAGATGCCAGCGCTATGATTTCAAACGTATTACCGTGGACACCATAGCCGCAAGGCTTAAGGAGCTGATGGATAAGGAAGGCACAGACGTGGAGGAGAAGGCCATCCGCTATATAGCAAAGGCGGCGGACGGTTCCATGCGTGATGCGCTCTCCCTGCTGGACCAGTGTATTGCCTTTTATCTGGGTGAGACACTGACCTACGAAAAAGCCCTGGAGGTACTGGGGGCTGTGGACACCCAGGTGTTCAGCCGGCTGCTCCGTCTTGTAGTAAAACAGGACACTGCAGGGGCGATCAGGACACTGGAGGATCTGATCATCCAGGGAAGGGAACTGGGGCAGTTTGTGGCGGATTTTATCTGGTATCTGCGCAACCTGCTTTTGGTAAAGACTTCCGACGCGCCGGAGGAGGCTGTGGATGTGTCTGCGGAGAACATGGAGCTTTTGAAGGAAGAGGGCCGGATGCTGGATGCGGAGACATTGATGCGCTACATCCGTATTTTCTCTGAACTGTCCAACCAGATACGCTACGCATCCCAGAAGCGGGTGCTGGTGGAGATCGCGCTGATCAAGCTGTGCCAGCCGGTTATGGAGACCAACCTGGATTCTCTTTTTGACAGAATCCGGGTACTGGAGGAGAAGCTGGAGAACGGTGTTGTAATGACAGGGACAGCGCAGGCGGAGGGATATGCTTCCCAGACTGTAGATGCTGTCCGGAACACAAAACCGGAGGGTATGCCGGCGGAACCTGAGGCAAAGCCTGAGAAAGCAGCGCCGGAGGATTTGCAGTATATTAAGAAGAACTGGAATTCCATTGTGCGGGAGACGAGAGGGTTTCTGCAGCAGATGCTGCTCACCTCCACGCCAAAGTACAACGGCAATACAGGGGAGCCTGTCCTGTATGTGGAGTTTGGGAACTTCCAGGCAAAAATCTGCATGGACAATCCGGATACCATACCCATGCTCAAAGAGATCATCCGGAAAAAAACAGGAAAGAGTGTGGAGATCGAACTTTTGCTTGCAGGCGGGGAACATAAAGGACCCGCAGGGCTTGCTTCGATCTCCGTAGATGATTTGATCGAACAGAACATCCATATGGATGTTGTAGTAGAAGAAATGGAAGAGGAAGAATAG